The following coding sequences lie in one Rutidosis leptorrhynchoides isolate AG116_Rl617_1_P2 chromosome 6, CSIRO_AGI_Rlap_v1, whole genome shotgun sequence genomic window:
- the LOC139854920 gene encoding uncharacterized protein, which translates to MCLRDKGKILLAVASFGIASLLLPSGGTAHSRFKLPIDLTDESMCNVNKNTQMVKLLESTDLIMWDEAPMNNNRCFEALDRSLRDILGNKNSPFGGKSMILDGDFKQTLPIHEKGKKLTIVRSCITSSYLWQEFKVFVLTENIRLMQPGLTPSKKERNTAFTAWLLDIGNGEVGKRDLEDPVNSSWVQIPDTYCVPDDDNGLANLISFIYPPETLQNPSAAELQQKVIVCPKTMQRTP; encoded by the coding sequence ATGTGTCTAAGGGATAAGGGAAAGATTCTTCTTGCTGTGGCATCATTCGGAATCGCATCTTTGTTACTGCCTTCAGGCGGAACTGCTCACTCTCGATTCAAACTTCCTATTGACCTTACCGATGAGTCGATGTGCAATGTAAACAAAAACACACAAATGGTGAAACTACTTGAAAGCACAGATCTTATTATGTGGGATGAGGCACCAATGAATAATAATCGATGCTTTGAAGCTCTTGATCGCAGCCTGCGAGACATTCTTGGTAACAAAAACTCGCCATTCGGAGGTAAGTCTATGATTCTCGATGGTGACTTTAAACAAACATTACCCATTCATGAAAAAGGAAAGAAATTGACTATAGTCCGTTCTTGCATTACATCTTCATATTTGTGGCAGGAATTCAAGGTGTTTGTTCTTACTGAAAACATTCGCTTAATGCAGCCAGGGCTGACGCCATCAAAAAAGGAGAGAAACACTGCTTTTACCGCCTGGTTACTGGATATTGGAAATGGCGAGGTTGGGAAACGTGATTTGGAAGACCCGGTTAATAGTAGTTGGGTACAAATTCCTGACACCTACTGTGTTCCAGATGATGATAATGGGTTGGCGAATCTAATTTCGTTTATCTACCCCCCAGAAACGTTACAGAATCCAAGTGCTGCAGAGTTACAACAAAAAGTGATTGTTTGCCCAAAAACGATGCAGCGAACACCATAA
- the LOC139854921 gene encoding uncharacterized protein, with product MIVLNSGSCICRSSFQSYAKKKKRDDKTDAPDDVVSVHQTTRRAFLCRCNLEASSSATYNTTLGMFGSVINLGSPFSVTVASLSPLYRDCGDCTYVYSHCGALFWHDERIKKTFKDKKIHYHCCCENGRVRLTAYEEPPGALKELLETHGFMDNVRAYNQMFSMTAGLRMFSKFRGRFTTGLVPYALNREHVHDSCSFTSTIRTVKLKTECPILVAGIQIASALSDYDVIIHPRSEYPKRVNKLHLSYMSLQFPLMFFFGEPGFYPNLKLVDAPGSTGSRVRKMSTNMFYCYQLHDRQNSYSLMMRLGRLFQQYVVMVYCKIARYLQPFPLLTASDSPDIVARVFRFRVKQFVAFLKDGKPLVLYTIEFQKRGLPHYHTLLWLYSSASSPISERIDDYISAELPDPRTDLAGYAVVSATMMHGPCGIPNLHAPCMEGPTCTKNFPKKYNDKTFFDADGRAYYRRRNTGVYTTRSRVHLDNSYVVPYNRLLCKTFQAHINVECCGSTTLIKYLFKYISKGTDRIAARISKPIGSNSRARPQVSQPVDEVQNFIDAQFICPYEACWRIFNFPIHHREPAVQILSVHLENMQLMKFRGKQPLQEIVENTEKKKTTLTEWICYNASSSAGRHLTYLDFPSEFAWYQAQKSWKRRANINKSSIGRMSYIHPLFGEAFFLRMLLCHQKGCTSFVDIRTMNQVEYQTYRSACEATRLLGYDKEWTIALEEASTSATASQLRSLFSHIVVYSEVSNLLALWEKHWEMMSDDIPLRAAASLKMANLHINRDDLHNYVLYEVEILLNQCGKTLSDFALPSLPDDLLLDLANRLIMEERNYDCESLNEELSHLESGMNVKQRRIYEMIRDSSSNNRT from the exons ATGATTGTCTTAAATTCAGGCTCGTGCATTTGCAGATCATCGTTCCAG AGCTACGCGAAAAAGAAAAAAAGGGATGACAAAACAGATGCACCCGATGATGTAGTCTCCGTACACCAAACGACAAGGCGGGCATTCCTGTGTAGGTGTAATTTGGAAGCATCATCATCGGCAACTTATAATACTACTTTAGGTATGTTTGGGAGTGTTATAAATTTGGGTTCTCCTTTTTCTGTGACTGTTGCCT CTCTCTCTCCTCTGTATCGTGACTGCGGGGATTGCACATACGTCTATAGCCATTGTGGAGCCCTATTTTGGCATGACGAACGTATAAAAAAAACCTTCAAGGACAAAAAAATCCACTATCACTGTTGCTGTGAAAATGGGCGTGTCCGGTTAACGGCTTATGAAGAACCTCCGGGCGCTTTGAAGGAACTTTTAGAAACACACGGTTTCATGGATAACGTCCGTGCTTACAATCAGATGTTCAGTATGACGGCCGGTCTCCGTATGTTTTCAAAGTTTCGGGGCAGATTTACCACTGGATTGGTTCCCTATGCCCTCAACCGGGAACACGTCCACGATTCCTGCAGCTTTACTTCTACGATACGGACAGTGAAGTTGAAAACAGAATGTCCCATTTTGGTGGCGGGAATTCAGATCGCATCT GCACTTTCGGATTACGATGTAATAATCCACCCAAGGTCTGAGTACCCAAAGCGAGTTAACAAACTTCATCTGTCATATATGTCGCTACAATTCCCATTGATGTTCTTTTTTGGTGAACCAGGCTTCTATCCTAATTTAAAGTTGGTTGATGCTCCAGGTTCCACTGGTAGCCGAGTTAGAAAAATGTCGACGAATATGTTCTATTGCTACCAGCTTCATGATAGGCAAAATTCTTACAGTCTCATGATGAGGCTCGGGCGACTCTTTCAGCAGTATGTTGTCATGGTGTATTGCA AAATAGCTCGATATCTGCAGCCTTTTCCTCTGCTTACTGCATCAGACAGTCCTGATATTGTCGCGAGAGTTTTCCGCTTCAGAGTCAAACAATTTGTTGCTTTTTTAAAAGACGGGAAACCACTAG TTCTGTATACCATTGAGTTCCAGAAAAGAGGGTTGCCCCATTATCACACATTATTGTGGTTGTATTCCTCAGCATCATCACCTATAAGCGAAAGAATAGATGATTACATATCTGCTGAACTTCCTGACCCGAGAACTGACCTCGCTGGTTACGCGGTGGTCTCCGCGACTATGATGCATGGGCCCTGTGGTATTCCCAACTTACATGCACCGTGCATGGAAGGGCCCACTTGCACAAAAAATTTCCCAAAAAAATACAACGACAAAACCTTCTTTGATGCTGATGGCCGTGCATACTACCGAAGGCGTAATACTGGTGTATATACAACGCGTTCTAGGGTCCATCTCGATAACAGCTATGTAGTTCCTTACAACAGACTACTTTGTAAGACTTTCCAAGCTCATATAAATGTTGAGTGCTGTGGATCAACAACCCTGATCAAATACCTGTTCAAGTACATTTCAAAGGGTACAGACCGCATTGCTGCTCGCATATCCAAACCAATCGGCAGTAACAGCCGTGCGAGACCACAGGTCTCTCAACCAGTAGATGAAGTTCAGAATTTTATAGATGCCCAGTTCATTTGCCCGTACGAGGCTTGTTGGCGTATTTTTAACTTCCCAATTCATCATCGTGAACCGGCAGTTCAGATCCTGTCTGTCCATTTAGAGAATATGCAGCTTATGAAGTTCCGTGGCAAGCAACCACTTCAAGAAATTGTCGAAAACACAGAAAAGAAGAAAACTACTTTGACTGAGTGGATATGTTATAACGCCTCTTCTTCGGCTGGCAGGCACCTGACATATTTGGATTTTCCATCTGAATTTGCTTGGTATCAAGCACAGAAAAGCTGGAAACGTAGGGCGAATATTAACAAGTCTTCGATTGGAAGGATGTCATACATACATCCCTTATTCGGAGAGGCTTTTTTCCTAAGAATGCTTTTGTGCCATCAAAAGGGGTGCACAAGCTTTGTAGATATTAGAACCATGAACCAAGTTGAATACCAGACATACCGTTCTGCTTGCGAGGCTACTAGGCTTCTTGGTTATGATAAAGAATGGACTATAGCACTGGAGGAAGCATCGACATCCGCCACTGCTTCTCAGTTGCGGTCGCTTTTTTCACACATCGTAGTGTATTCTGAAGTCTCAAATCTGCTTGCTCTTTGGGAAAAGCACTGGGAAATGATGTCTGACGACATACCTTTGCGAGCAGCGGCCTCTCTGAAGATGGCAAATCTGCACATAAACAGAGATGACCTTCATAATTATGTTCTTTATGAGGTTGAAATCCTCCTAAACCAGTGTGGAAAGACACTCAGCGACTTCGCATTGCCATCTCTGCCAGATGACCTTCTACTAGATCTTGCAAACCGTTTGATCATGGAGGAGAGAAACTATGATTGTGAATCGCTTAATGAGGAGCTGAGTCATCTAGAATCTGGGATGAATGTGAAGCAGAGAAGAATCTACGAAATGATACGTGATTCTTCTTCGAACAACAGGACATAG